One genomic region from Campylobacter concisus encodes:
- a CDS encoding response regulator transcription factor, whose translation MTRILMIEDDMELAEILTEYLENYDVEVVTAEEPYIGLSTLNTSKFDLVILDLTLPGMDGLEVCKEIRKNHNIPIIISSARHDITDKVNALDNGADDYLPKPYDPQELLARIKSHLRRQSITPANEARNLNKDLVLKEFEREILFKGNVLNLTAAEYDILKYLLLKEGGAVTREELIYNCESINEDSSNKSIDVIIGRIRQKLNENPKEPKYIHAIRGIGYKLVL comes from the coding sequence ATGACTAGAATTTTAATGATAGAAGATGATATGGAGCTTGCTGAAATTTTAACCGAATATCTAGAAAACTATGATGTTGAAGTGGTGACTGCTGAAGAGCCATATATCGGACTTTCTACGCTAAATACAAGTAAATTTGACCTAGTTATACTAGATCTTACATTGCCTGGTATGGATGGATTAGAAGTTTGTAAAGAGATCAGGAAAAATCACAATATTCCTATTATCATATCAAGTGCAAGGCATGATATAACAGATAAGGTAAATGCTCTTGATAACGGCGCTGATGACTATTTACCAAAGCCATATGACCCACAAGAGCTTTTAGCTCGTATCAAAAGTCATCTAAGAAGGCAGAGTATCACCCCAGCAAATGAGGCGAGAAATTTAAATAAAGACTTGGTTTTAAAAGAGTTTGAGCGTGAAATTTTATTCAAAGGAAATGTGCTAAATTTAACTGCCGCAGAATACGATATCTTAAAATATCTACTTTTAAAAGAGGGTGGAGCAGTTACTAGAGAGGAGCTTATCTATAACTGTGAAAGCATAAATGAAGATAGCTCAAACAAAAGTATAGATGTTATCATTGGTAGGATTCGCCAAAAACTAAATGAAAATCCAAAAGAGCCAAAATATATCCATGCGATCCGTGGTATCGGCTACAAATTGGTTCTTTAA
- a CDS encoding ArsS family sensor histidine kinase: MPRSSIFITITFIFALALVSIFLAFLWLMGFDKQNYTRELNNKYSNVARTNLFYMGGIINKTQYDRQLSNIDMPEIKDEKKKDEILKQATVLEEISSDLGSSAILLYDKHHYLRIEHLDELKLLMDKEFQPYRYEVIKAVFLVVAVILLGAYIFVIYKIKPLRKLKRQIVKFANGELEGVQNVGNGKDEISEVSEAFYEAVCQIKALNDSRHLFLRNIMHELKTPITKGLIAAQMIEKSKNQERLISVFHKLENLINELAAIEQITSKIGLSNKTPCFMRDLIDEAIDIAMVEKECVGVSELDEVRVLVDFKLFSVAIKNMIDNGIKYSTDKHVNIVVSKDHMKFITQGEKLKNDLDFYIQPFIKGEDTQKSFGLGLYIVSNILDAHGLKFRYEYKNGMNVFVFENLQDIIVT, encoded by the coding sequence ATGCCAAGATCGTCTATTTTTATAACCATAACTTTTATCTTTGCTCTTGCGCTCGTTTCGATATTTCTAGCTTTTTTGTGGCTTATGGGCTTTGATAAGCAAAACTATACAAGAGAGCTAAACAACAAATACTCAAACGTTGCTAGGACAAATTTGTTTTATATGGGTGGCATCATAAATAAAACTCAGTATGACCGCCAGCTTTCAAACATTGATATGCCAGAGATCAAAGATGAGAAGAAAAAAGATGAAATTTTAAAGCAAGCAACCGTTTTAGAAGAAATTTCAAGCGATCTAGGCTCAAGTGCGATCTTGCTTTATGATAAGCATCATTACTTAAGGATTGAGCATTTAGATGAGCTAAAGCTTTTAATGGATAAAGAATTTCAACCTTACAGATACGAGGTGATAAAGGCTGTCTTTCTGGTGGTTGCGGTTATTTTGCTAGGTGCTTACATTTTTGTCATCTATAAAATAAAACCGCTTAGAAAACTAAAGCGTCAGATCGTAAAATTTGCAAATGGTGAGCTTGAGGGTGTGCAAAATGTCGGCAATGGCAAGGATGAAATTTCTGAAGTTTCAGAGGCATTTTATGAGGCAGTTTGTCAGATCAAGGCACTTAATGACTCAAGGCATCTTTTTTTAAGAAATATAATGCACGAGCTAAAAACCCCTATCACAAAAGGCCTAATAGCTGCTCAAATGATAGAAAAAAGTAAAAATCAAGAGAGGCTGATCTCTGTCTTTCACAAGCTTGAAAATTTGATAAACGAGCTTGCAGCAATAGAACAGATAACATCAAAAATAGGGCTTAGTAATAAAACGCCATGTTTTATGAGGGATCTCATCGATGAGGCAATCGATATAGCGATGGTCGAAAAAGAGTGTGTTGGTGTCAGTGAGCTTGATGAGGTTAGAGTGCTTGTTGATTTCAAGCTATTTTCAGTTGCTATAAAAAATATGATAGACAATGGCATAAAATATTCAACTGATAAGCACGTAAATATCGTTGTTAGCAAGGATCATATGAAATTTATAACTCAAGGCGAGAAGCTAAAAAATGATCTTGACTTTTATATCCAGCCATTTATCAAAGGAGAGGATACGCAAAAGAGTTTTGGCCTAGGTTTATATATAGTTAGCAATATACTTGATGCTCATGGACTCAAATTCAGATACGAATATAAAAATGGAATGAATGTCTTTGTTTTTGAAAATTTACAAGATATAATAGTGACTTAA
- a CDS encoding pyridoxal-5'-phosphate-dependent protein, whose product MAAKIFSPVDILSIIDLEIAFINRYKNVKDYAKNLSLIYFSLPSTKEYSELFEKFLRQTDVVVRENEHYVVVLHGTNERGASELLSGIQEFLNAEPIDLIVSYPKDGRNAKELTTKLQDEIKDNYGVLLEMLSNQERFEAFESMI is encoded by the coding sequence ATGGCAGCAAAAATTTTCTCACCAGTTGATATCTTATCAATAATAGATCTTGAAATAGCTTTTATAAATCGTTATAAAAATGTAAAAGATTATGCAAAAAATTTATCTTTGATATATTTTTCTTTGCCAAGTACTAAAGAGTATAGTGAACTATTTGAAAAATTTTTAAGACAAACTGATGTTGTTGTAAGAGAGAATGAACATTATGTGGTCGTGCTTCATGGAACAAATGAAAGAGGAGCTAGCGAACTATTATCAGGTATTCAAGAGTTTTTAAACGCTGAGCCAATTGATTTGATAGTAAGCTATCCAAAAGACGGAAGAAACGCTAAAGAGCTTACTACTAAGCTTCAAGATGAGATAAAAGACAATTATGGCGTATTGCTTGAAATGCTTTCAAATCAAGAAAGATTTGAAGCTTTTGAAAGTATGATTTAA